The Scomber scombrus chromosome 19, fScoSco1.1, whole genome shotgun sequence DNA window tgaatgagtTTATGAcctaataattattataaatagtTCATACACCCACATTTTCATCTGCTATGAACACACCTGTCTTGACTTGCCATCTAATGTTTCATAATTGATGTGAAACCGGTTTTTCAAAAAAGTTAAAACCGTAGATTATAGCTGTAGTTTCACTCAGCTAATAAAGTGAATGAAATCATTAGGAAAAGGTCACCACAACTTGGCGGGCCTGAAAGTATGAATTAACCAGGTACTTAAATTAATCAACATGCAAGACAAGTCAAAGTGcattaagacatttaaaagacaataaaaaatagaaactgcattaaattgaatttaaaagacaaaagattaaaaagaaattgCCTATTTAATTTATTCGAAAGCCGCAGtaagaaataatgttttaagcCCAGATTTTAATGAGTTGACAGTTTTAGCAGACATTAGGTATATCAGGAGCATATAATCTAACCCCTCACCCTGCTTGGTTTTGATCCTGGGTAAACCTGTATCAGATGACCTGAGGAGTCTGGGTGCTTTGTAATGTACAAGCAACTTAAAGATGTATTTGTATGTGCAAATAAAGTATTTGATGCATGGCACTAAAAACAGAAGTGAAAAAGCTCTTGCTTAAGAAGTTGTTTCTGCACTACTTGTTTGAATTGTTCACATTGCAATAAATCACCTGCATCACCAGGTGGCAAATATGTCCCTCGTGCTGTGCTGGTGGACCTGGAACCTGGCACAATGGACTCGGTGAGGTCTGGTCCCTTTGGGCAGATCTTCAGACCAGACAACTTCGTCTTTGGTGagaatttaaatgtgttaatatgaTAATTTGGCATTCTGTGGTCAAGCATCTACACTCACTCTGATTTTAAAGCTGTTAATCAGTAGTTTTCCACAGTCTTTCAATGCTAAAGAATCCAGTATCTTTCAATGTATGCACTAAAGTTTGTTTAGATTTATTTCgtctttcaaataaaataagacagaGGAGACTCTGACACCACAGCTGTGAAagatttctgtatttgtttgtaacACAGGCCAGAGCGGAGCAGGTAATAACTGGGCTAAAGGCCACTACACTGAGGGAGCTGAGCTGGTGGACTCAGTCCTGGATGTGGTGAGGAAGGAGGCGGAGAGCTGCGACTGCCTCCAGGGCTTCCAGCTCACCCACTCCCTGGGTGGAGGCACCGGCTCCGGCATGGGCACACTGCTCATCAGCAAAATCCGAGAGGAGTATCCCGACCGCATAATGAACACTTTCAGCGTGGTGCCTTCCCCTAAGGTGCAATTAATACACTATGATATCATAAGTTAAGTATTTATCTCTCCGCCCACTCACCTGTGCTCCTCTTTGTCTTCACCCTCCCCCTCCAGGTGTCAGACACTGTGGTGGAGCCATACAATGCCACCCTCTCTGTCCACCAGCTGGTGGAAAACACAGATGAGACCTACTGCATTGATAATGAGGCCCTGTACGACATCTGCTTCCGCACGCTCAAACTCACCACGCCCACCTACGGCGACCTCAACCACCTCGTCTCCGCCACCATGAGCGGGGTGACCACCTGTCTGCGCTTCCCCGGCCAGCTCAATGCCGATCTGAGGAAACTGGCTGTCAACATGGTGCCCTTCCCCAGGCTGCACTTCTTCATGCCAGGCTTCGCCCCCCTGACCAGCCGGGGCAGCCAGCAGTACAGGTAGAGACCGAACCAACCCTTCAAGCTGTAATTCACTCATTTATCacttgaaataaaaactaattgaactctttctttttccagggCTCTGACAGTTCCCGAACTCACCCAGCAAATGTTCGACGCCAAGAACATGATGGCCGCCTGCGACCCACGCCACGGCCGCTACCTCACCGTCGCCGCCATCTTCCGAGGCCGCATGTCCATGAAGGAGGTGGACGAGCAGATGTTGAACGTGCAGAACAAGAACAGCAGCTACTTTGTCGAGTGGATCCCCAACAACGTCAAGACGGCCGTCTGCGACATTCCTCCCCGCGGCCTCAAGATGGCAGCAACCTTCATCGGCAACAGCACGGCCATTCAGGAGCTGTTCAAACGAATCTCAGAGCAGTTCACTGCCATGTTCCGCCGCAAGGCTTTCCTCCACTGGTGAGTTGTTCACTGACATACCTGTGCTGTTTTTCGCAACTAACACAACTCATTTTCACCTCTAGACTTGAGTTTATTTGTTCAAGTATTTACTTTACTGTGTTTGGTGTTTCAGGTACACAGGAGAGGGCATGGATGAGATGGAGTTCACAGAGGCCGAGAGCAACATGAACGACCTGGTGTCCGAGTACCAGCAGTACCAGGACGCCACCGCAGAGGAGGAGGGCGAGTTTGAGGAAGAGGGCGAGGAGGACATGGCCTAAACACCCACCATGACCTCTTTCTTACTATGCAACAGTTAGAAGGGCTGTGCGATACAGTTCACATCATTATCGCATCATATTAATTGGCTTAAaatttgaagaaagaaaaatcagtcAGGCAGGAGAGCAAAGGATTCCTAAAGCTTTGGTTTTTCACATGTCTGTCGTCCTTTTCACACGTATTTGCTgtcctcttcttccctttttaatataaatgtttttactcTGTCCTGTTTTTCCACTTACAGATGGTATCACCTAAACCTTGGAACATACTGTTGAAGCTCTGTTGAGCAATAGGTTGGACAGTTAACGGTTAACATTACTGTCTTGTTGTGGAGCTACCTGTTCACCTCTGTACCTCTGTCCAATCTTCTTCAAGCTGCAggtttgaaatgtatttgtcatGTAAGACAATGTATCACTGACCTCTTCAAGGCACTCTTCACTGAATTTGACACATACCTcgtttaataatgtttaatatggaatgtaactttttttttttttttaaacataccagaatgtatcatttcatttataaaaaaaaaaaaacctaagaAAATGCACTGAGAGCTTAAAAGAGTGTCAGGAACTGGTCACTGGTAACATTGCTGTTAGTGTGCTTGCTCTGTGATAATGGCGTTAACAGTTTAGAAGGGTTTTAATAAAGAGATCATGAATTGTTGcttgttgttttgttctttcttgTTACCAGTAAATGTGATCATGGCTgggtgtgtgtatctgtgcagAGGTCTTATCAGCCAGTGGAAGggaaaacacctgtgtgagtgcatgttaCATCCTTGTCCAGTCACTGCTGTCATTTGACTCATAGTTAATAAGAACTAATTGAGTGCATTGGTCAACAGTTCAATGGTAGACGCCTGTTATTTTGACTCCAATGCCGAGCAAGTTCAAATGCACAAAAAGCCCAAAGGTGTGGTCCACATTCTGATGACGCTCATATCTTTTAGATCTGTGAAGGATATgcacatgatgatgataataaatcaTATCTGCGTATGCAAAATCAGCTATGAAAGCAGTGTTTTTGGAGTCTGTCCATTAGATCAGAGGAAGAACAGGCTACAGATCTGATAGCATCCAACATCCTTATCAAAATACTCTTACTTAACCAGTCTTTTCTTTAAACATGATTATAGTAGACACGTTCAGGATTGTCTCACACGTGCCATAAATCAATGTTACCTAAAGAACAGCAGCTTGAGTGGAATGATACGTTGCAAAAGAGTATGAGGAAGAACATATAGCTAGATGATCGTtctgaaaatgtgtatttaaaaacatagTTTATCCTTGTGATGCATTCATGAATTTGAAATCATAAAAGATCCACCTTTTATCATAAGTGAAAGTTTTTAGTGAATAAATACATGTAGCCATATATTAAAGATACACTGATGAATCGTGCACACATAAAGTCTAACCATGACCGGTTAACTGCGGCAGAAAGGGAAAGATTCCTGAGTATTTGAATGACAGATAACACAGAACTCAGCTTCCTTTTCCTATTTCCTTTGTTCACATGGAGGCAGAAATGATCAGAGAAAGATATGTATTGTATAGATTTTGGTTTGGAGAATTGGTTTTATCATATCACTTGAACATGGTTACagttcaaatgtaaaatgatagTTACTGGTGAAAAAGTTGATTTCAGCCTTCATGAATAGTTGGatatttattatgatttatgattttGAAGCTTTTTGTGTTTACAACATcatgtaattaattaaatagtAATAACTACAGACAATTTCATTTGAAATCTTACCTCAAAATCATAAGCACATTGAGCAAAATGgtaaatgtgacagatgtgagCTTAAGTAAGTAAAATGTCTTCATCATGTCGATTCAAATTCTAaattgtatttctttctttctagtaaaataaaataaaaatttcaAATACAAGCTTTATAtgtaattgattttttaaaattacaaacaaGAAATGCACATATGATCATCATAAATTCAtgctttattaaaacatttatgttgtggatatttaaaacaaaaacattgtattATATGATGCGAGCTGAATATTGTAGTCCAGTAACAGTCAATAAAAATAGAAGTCCTATGAGATCAGTGGATCTGATGTTGATTCAATATTCGAGAgccaaaaactacaaaatggtctttctttctatcttttcaagttttttcatttctgactaaataacacattttttaaatgaaagaaacattGTTCAGCTGTTAATATATTTGCTTATTGATATGTATACAAAAGCACATATGATCATCTTCATTTAACACTTTTGAATGTACATTGTCAAAACATTGTAGAAATCAGTCCATGTTTGCAGGTTTGTCCTGTGTGCTATCGTCTGTCTCTGTGCTCATGTCTTCTGTGTGtgaacacacactctgctgtgGTTTCTCCTCTGAGCTCGTCTCAATAGGCAGCTCTCTCTCAGCCTCGtccacacacagagctttggcATCCTGGATGTGGAGCTTCCCATCTGGAGCCAGGTAGCAGGTGATGGCTTCAGGGTTCAGCTCTTCAGGCAGATCAAACTCCTGTCTGAACTCCTGGCATCTGTAAGAGTAGCAGCCTTTCCCATCCTCCtgcttcttctctgtcttcccGCTGACTCTCAGCTTCCTGCCCACCTGCCTGACAGACAGGTCCTCTGGGGAAAAGCCCTGAGTGTCCAAGGTCAGGCCAAAGTGCTCTGCCTCTTTCTTCAGATGGCAGGAGACTGGTTGCACGGCTGCAGCAGTTTGGAAAGGCTCCGTCTCCTCCAGGATCTTGTGCTGAAGTTTGTCCATCATCTCCAGACTGCTGCGCAGCTCCTGGAGGTTTCTCTGCAACTGATCCTGCTGGTAGAGCAGAGGTTTGACGTCTGGCCACAGACTGCGTACAGGCCAGTAGAAGTCCATGAATGGACTGAGAGTAGACTGGAGTCCATGAGAGCACAGCATCTTCAGTGTGTTGAGTCCTCTTGTTGTGAGATGAAAGACTGTGAAAGTGTCTGTTCTCCTCTGTGTTGGTTGTGTTGCTTTCTGTCTCAGCAGTAGGACTGTCCCAGCTTTTATATTCTAATTGGAGAAGGACCAGAGTCTTCAGGAACTTTCTGGTCATTACCACAACTGTCCACTGGGAGGAGCTGTTTCCCAggaaatgatgacatcacttgaTGAGTTCACTacctaaatatatttaatgttaaatttcATCATCGCTGCAGATAATTAGTGATCCCAtgaaacttttatttaataGCCATGACTGTGATCATTAGTAGCAATTACAGGATAACACAAACTGTTAGAACATATTGGTACACTGGCACAAGTGGAGAAGAGTCATGAAGTCAACAAGTTAATAAAATACTGTGAGTTACCTTGCGATAACTATTTATAGTTTTCTAACAACAGCCACCATAATTATTGCTACATTAGCTTTTCTGTGGGATTGGACCAGACGGGCTAGCCTGTATTCCCCATGTGCATCAATGAGCTTTAGACACTCGTGACCCTGTTGCAGGTTCACCAGTTGTCATTCCATACCGGGAACACTCCACAAGATCTGCAGTTTTGGATATAATCTGACTTAGTCATCCAGCCATCATAATTTGAACCTTGTCAAAGTCACTCAAATCCTTACGCTTACCTATTTTTCTGCTCCAAACACATCAATTTCAAGAACTGACTCTTCACTTACTGCCTAATATATGTCAGCAGTTCACATGTGCCGTTAATATGATAGAATTCATGTAATTTACTTCACATGTAAGTGGTTTTAATTTGGTGTCTAATTGGTGGCTGATATAAGTTATTATAACTTATGTTGAGATTAAATTGAAAGTCtctttttcagacattttccTCCTCAGTCTTGAAGTAAAATTTCACATTTCAATAATTAAAGGGTTTTGGTGAAGAAATGTTAATTCAAAGTTGATTTTTTACTAGATTAACTGACAAATATATAACAttgaaaatacataaatcatCTTATATTTTTTAAGCATCAAGTTTAAAAGAGGAGAAATCTTTgtgtcataaaatatattttcagggTCACAAACTACAAGGTGaactttctttctatcttttcaaattttataaTTTCTggcaaaataagacattttaaaagggaGGAGACATTGTTCAGCTGTCAAgatattaatttatttacaagTATACAAAAGCACATATGAACATCTTCATTTAACACCTTAATAAAACATTGACTGTACATTGTCAAAACATTGTACAAATCAGTTCATGTTTGTAGGTTTTTCCTGTGTGCTATCAtctgtctctgtgctgctgtcttctgtgtgtgaacacacactctgctgtgGTTTCTCTTCTGAGCTCTTCTCGATAGGCAGctctctctcagcctcctcCACACACAGAGCTTCGGCTTCCTGGATGTGGAGCTTCCCATCTGGAGCCAGGTAGCAGGTGATGGCTTCAGGGTTCAGCTCTTCAGGCAGATCAAACTCCTGTCTGAACTCCTGGCATCTGTAAGAGTAGCAGCCTTTCCCATCCTCCtgcttcttctctgtctttccgTTTACTCTCAGCTTCCTGCCCACCTGCCTGACAGACAGCTCCTCTGGGGAAAAGCCCTGGGTGTCCAGGGTCAGGCCAAAGtgctctccctctttcttcagATGGCAAGAGACAGGTTGCATGTCTGCAGCGGTTTGGAAAGGCTCCATCTCCTCCAGGATCTTGTGCTGAAGTTTGTCCATCATCTCCAGACTGCTGCGCAGCTCCTGGAGGTTTCTCTGCAACAGATCCTGCTGGTAGAGCAGAGGTTTGACGTCTGGCCACAGACTGCGTACAGGCCAGTAGAAGTCCATGAATGGACTGAGAGTAGACTGGAGTCCATGAGAGCACAGCATCTTCAATGTGTTGAGTCCTCTTGTTGTGAGATGAAAGACTGTGAAAGTGTCTGTTCTCCTCTGTGTTGGTTGTGTTGCTTTCTGTCTCAGCAGTAGGACTGTCCCAGCTTTTATATTCTAACTGGAGAATGTCCAGAGTCTTCAGGAACATTCCGGTCATTACCACAACTGTCCACTGGGAGGAGCTGTTTCCCATGAAGTGATGACATCACTTGATGAGTTCACtaactaaatatatttaatgttaaatttcATCA harbors:
- the LOC134000374 gene encoding tubulin beta-4B chain, yielding MREIVHLQAGQCGNQIGAKFWEVISDEHGIDPSGTYHGDSDLQLERINVYYNEATGGKYVPRAVLVDLEPGTMDSVRSGPFGQIFRPDNFVFGQSGAGNNWAKGHYTEGAELVDSVLDVVRKEAESCDCLQGFQLTHSLGGGTGSGMGTLLISKIREEYPDRIMNTFSVVPSPKVSDTVVEPYNATLSVHQLVENTDETYCIDNEALYDICFRTLKLTTPTYGDLNHLVSATMSGVTTCLRFPGQLNADLRKLAVNMVPFPRLHFFMPGFAPLTSRGSQQYRALTVPELTQQMFDAKNMMAACDPRHGRYLTVAAIFRGRMSMKEVDEQMLNVQNKNSSYFVEWIPNNVKTAVCDIPPRGLKMAATFIGNSTAIQELFKRISEQFTAMFRRKAFLHWYTGEGMDEMEFTEAESNMNDLVSEYQQYQDATAEEEGEFEEEGEEDMA
- the LOC134000450 gene encoding heat shock protein 30-like — translated: MLCSHGLQSTLSPFMDFYWPVRSLWPDVKPLLYQQDQLQRNLQELRSSLEMMDKLQHKILEETEPFQTAAAVQPVSCHLKKEAEHFGLTLDTQGFSPEDLSVRQVGRKLRVSGKTEKKQEDGKGCYSYRCQEFRQEFDLPEELNPEAITCYLAPDGKLHIQDAKALCVDEAERELPIETSSEEKPQQSVCSHTEDMSTETDDSTQDKPANMD
- the LOC134001096 gene encoding heat shock protein 30-like; its protein translation is MLCSHGLQSTLSPFMDFYWPVRSLWPDVKPLLYQQDLLQRNLQELRSSLEMMDKLQHKILEEMEPFQTAADMQPVSCHLKKEGEHFGLTLDTQGFSPEELSVRQVGRKLRVNGKTEKKQEDGKGCYSYRCQEFRQEFDLPEELNPEAITCYLAPDGKLHIQEAEALCVEEAERELPIEKSSEEKPQQSVCSHTEDSSTETDDSTQEKPTNMN